In a single window of the Methanobrevibacter sp. genome:
- a CDS encoding TIGR02253 family HAD-type hydrolase: protein MIKNNDDRVVFFDIDGTLLDTSNFAETARKAAIGLMVDNGLPLDKDEAYGVLKTIIREKGSNYNRHFNVLTQVVLGHEDPMLIALGIVTYHNVKMALLRPYAETIDTLIYLKSQGYRLAVISNGITIKQWEKLVRLNVYSFFDAVITSEEVGKEKPNKLIYDVALRKMDGNPEKSVMIGNKLKEDALGAVNAGMSAILVNSVITEEDRDYIKKEKLDITIIDDIGDVKTVL, encoded by the coding sequence ATGATTAAAAATAATGATGACCGCGTAGTCTTTTTTGATATAGATGGAACATTATTGGATACTTCAAACTTTGCTGAAACTGCAAGAAAAGCAGCTATCGGATTGATGGTGGACAACGGTTTACCTCTTGATAAGGATGAGGCCTATGGTGTTTTAAAAACAATCATACGTGAGAAAGGATCAAATTACAACAGACACTTTAATGTATTAACCCAAGTAGTATTGGGCCATGAAGATCCTATGCTTATAGCTCTGGGGATAGTTACATACCACAATGTTAAAATGGCACTTTTAAGACCTTATGCAGAAACTATCGACACATTAATTTACCTTAAAAGCCAGGGATATCGTTTAGCAGTAATCTCAAATGGAATAACAATTAAGCAATGGGAAAAACTAGTCAGACTCAACGTTTATTCATTTTTCGATGCAGTAATCACATCTGAAGAGGTTGGTAAGGAAAAGCCCAACAAGCTGATTTATGATGTTGCACTTAGAAAGATGGACGGCAATCCTGAAAAATCCGTAATGATTGGAAATAAACTTAAAGAAGATGCTTTAGGTGCAGTTAATGCTGGAATGAGTGCTATTCTTGTAAATTCAGTTATTACAGAAGAAGACAGGGATTACATTAAAAAAGAAAAATTAGATATTACAATCATTGATGATATTGGTGATGTGAAAACAGTACTGTAA
- a CDS encoding triphosphoribosyl-dephospho-CoA synthase, translating into MKAEEIAKMAQIASALEVSGYPKPGNVHRTRDYEDMVFEDFIISGIVIGDAVREACSEVDIENPLLGKYILQAVAETDKWINNNTNLGIVMMITPIAAAAAISSSFDEIRENVKLLMANTSVDDACDLYDAINIADAGGMGNQDEYDVASDDAKNELRENKQTMYDVLKISAPWDMLAREMTSDMPAVFEIGYPAYHKLAQEKSKNDSCILTFLTILSQVPDTLISRKYGADEAIKISMMTRDLLNLKDEPDFKDKLKEFDEFLFKNKYNPGTTADLTAASIFVSYLKDNFH; encoded by the coding sequence ATGAAAGCAGAAGAAATTGCAAAAATGGCTCAAATCGCTTCAGCCCTTGAAGTAAGCGGATATCCGAAACCTGGAAATGTTCACAGAACTCGTGACTATGAGGATATGGTTTTCGAAGACTTTATAATCAGCGGAATTGTAATTGGAGATGCTGTTCGTGAAGCATGCAGTGAAGTTGATATTGAAAACCCTCTGCTGGGCAAATACATCTTGCAGGCAGTAGCCGAAACCGATAAATGGATTAATAACAACACTAATCTTGGAATCGTCATGATGATTACTCCAATCGCAGCAGCAGCAGCCATTAGCAGTTCATTTGATGAAATCCGTGAAAATGTTAAATTATTGATGGCAAATACTTCTGTTGATGATGCATGTGATTTGTATGATGCAATTAATATTGCAGATGCCGGGGGAATGGGTAATCAGGATGAATATGATGTGGCCAGTGACGATGCCAAAAATGAGCTTAGAGAAAATAAACAGACCATGTATGATGTTTTAAAAATTTCAGCTCCATGGGATATGTTGGCGCGTGAGATGACATCGGACATGCCGGCTGTTTTTGAAATAGGTTATCCTGCTTATCATAAATTGGCACAGGAGAAGTCTAAAAATGACAGTTGCATTTTAACATTCCTGACAATATTGTCACAAGTTCCTGATACCTTAATTTCAAGAAAATACGGGGCAGATGAAGCTATAAAAATTTCTATGATGACTAGGGATTTACTTAATTTAAAAGACGAACCTGATTTTAAGGATAAACTTAAGGAATTTGATGAGTTTCTCTTTAAAAATAAATATAATCCCGGAACAACTGCAGACTTAACGGCAGCTTCAATTTTTGTAAGCTATTTAAAGGATAATTTTCATTAA
- a CDS encoding exodeoxyribonuclease III, with amino-acid sequence MSIKLVSWNVNGIRAVCKKEEFWNWFDNADADIINFQEVRSTKDQIPKKLADADGFHQFFNEAQKKGYSGVGTYSKLEPAKIVRGLGIEELDGEGRVLRIEYPDFILFNIYFPNSGMKAKRLDFKVEFCNALLDQLVDLKNRGKNLVITGDYNIAHNPIDVYNPKNCEGKSGYLPEEREWLDKLEEAGFVDTFRIFDKGENNFTWWSYRTRARERNAGWRLDYFYVNEEMKNNVKSAGILNDVYGSDHCPVTLELDFLK; translated from the coding sequence ATGTCAATTAAGCTTGTTTCTTGGAATGTTAACGGCATTAGGGCTGTTTGTAAAAAAGAAGAGTTTTGGAACTGGTTTGATAATGCCGATGCCGACATTATCAACTTTCAAGAAGTAAGGTCCACTAAAGATCAAATTCCTAAGAAATTAGCTGATGCTGACGGTTTTCATCAATTTTTCAATGAAGCTCAAAAGAAAGGGTATAGTGGTGTTGGAACATACTCTAAATTGGAACCTGCTAAAATCGTTAGGGGTTTGGGCATTGAAGAGCTTGACGGTGAAGGAAGAGTTTTAAGAATTGAATATCCTGACTTTATTTTATTTAATATTTATTTCCCGAATAGCGGCATGAAAGCTAAAAGACTGGACTTTAAAGTTGAATTCTGCAATGCTTTATTGGACCAGCTTGTTGATTTGAAAAACAGGGGGAAAAATTTGGTTATCACCGGTGATTATAATATTGCCCACAATCCGATTGATGTTTATAATCCTAAAAACTGTGAGGGAAAATCAGGGTATTTGCCTGAAGAACGTGAATGGCTTGATAAATTAGAAGAAGCGGGTTTTGTTGATACTTTTAGAATCTTTGACAAAGGCGAGAATAACTTTACCTGGTGGAGTTACAGGACTCGTGCACGTGAGAGGAATGCCGGCTGGAGATTGGATTATTTTTATGTAAATGAGGAAATGAAAAATAATGTAAAATCTGCCGGAATATTAAATGATGTATATGGTTCTGACCACTGTCCTGTGACCCTGGAGCTTGATTTTTTAAAATAA
- the hemB gene encoding porphobilinogen synthase translates to MEFPTTRMRRLRKNAKIRDIVRETKLLKEDLIYPIYFKEELQAMEKEEISSLPGEFRYSLDSGVEFAKKLEAKGLKSIIVFGIPKEETKDEIASPDYSATGIVQKAIRRLKKETDLVIISDVCLCQYTSHGHCGMIKENDDADDGIEILNDESLPYIAKVALSHAEAGADIVAPSDMMDGRVKAIREILDENGYCNVMIMSYSAKYASAFYEPFRVAACSSPHLGDRKSYQMDPGNAIEAIRECELDVIEGCDFLMVKPALPYLDVVRMVRDEFMLPLVAYNVSGEYSMIMAAIEKGFLTERAITESLLSIKRAGADLIITNFAPYLLFNDVIE, encoded by the coding sequence ATGGAATTCCCAACTACAAGAATGAGAAGACTTAGGAAAAATGCCAAAATTAGAGATATTGTTCGTGAAACTAAACTTCTAAAAGAAGACCTGATTTATCCGATATATTTTAAAGAAGAGCTTCAGGCAATGGAGAAAGAGGAAATTTCATCTCTTCCCGGTGAATTTAGATATTCCCTTGATAGTGGTGTTGAATTTGCAAAGAAACTTGAGGCAAAGGGATTAAAATCAATTATTGTATTTGGCATACCGAAAGAAGAAACCAAGGATGAAATCGCATCTCCTGACTATTCTGCTACAGGTATTGTTCAAAAAGCTATTAGAAGACTTAAAAAAGAAACAGATCTTGTTATAATTAGCGATGTATGTTTGTGCCAATACACTTCTCATGGCCATTGCGGTATGATAAAAGAAAATGATGATGCTGACGATGGAATTGAAATTTTAAACGATGAATCACTGCCTTATATTGCAAAAGTCGCATTATCTCATGCAGAGGCAGGTGCCGATATTGTTGCACCTTCGGATATGATGGATGGCAGGGTAAAAGCTATTCGTGAAATTTTAGATGAAAATGGGTATTGTAATGTAATGATCATGTCTTATTCAGCAAAATACGCTTCAGCATTTTATGAACCATTTAGAGTTGCAGCATGTTCATCACCTCATTTAGGTGATAGAAAATCTTATCAGATGGATCCTGGAAATGCAATAGAGGCGATTCGTGAATGCGAACTTGATGTGATTGAAGGATGTGACTTTTTAATGGTAAAACCTGCACTTCCATACCTTGATGTGGTCCGCATGGTTCGCGATGAGTTTATGCTGCCTTTAGTTGCATACAATGTAAGCGGGGAATATTCAATGATTATGGCGGCTATTGAAAAGGGATTCTTGACTGAAAGGGCAATTACAGAATCATTGCTGTCAATAAAAAGAGCAGGGGCAGACTTAATAATCACAAATTTCGCACCCTACCTGCTTTTTAATGATGTGATAGAATGA
- the aroC gene encoding chorismate synthase, translating to MSNSIGEKFKITSFGSSHGPAVGAIIDGCPANLELTKEDIQKELDKRKPGTSSITTSRKEDDEVQILSGIFEGKTDGTPITGVIFNKNQHSKDYSQFKNTPRPSHGDYGWMMKYGNYDYNGGGRGSGRVTVGHVIGGAIAKKLLKTQGIEIISHVTQIGNIKAEAQEYITIKDNIEKNPIRCADLKAAQKMEKLILAKKQEGDSVGGIVETIAVGVPQGLGEPIFERLDGDLARILMNIGAVKGVEIGLGFDVSNYSGSEINDEYQINDNKITTKTNNSGGIIGGMSNGMPIVSRIAIKPTPSISKCQDSVNLEKMENEKIEIKGRHDPCICPRVTAVAESSTAIVLADHMIRSGFIHPTNLERKI from the coding sequence ATGTCAAACTCAATTGGTGAAAAATTTAAAATAACAAGCTTTGGATCAAGTCACGGTCCGGCTGTAGGCGCGATTATTGATGGATGTCCTGCCAATCTTGAATTAACAAAAGAGGACATTCAAAAAGAACTTGATAAAAGAAAACCTGGAACAAGCAGCATAACCACTTCCAGAAAAGAAGATGATGAAGTTCAGATTCTTTCAGGAATATTTGAAGGTAAAACCGACGGCACACCAATTACAGGCGTTATTTTTAATAAAAACCAACATTCCAAAGACTATTCGCAATTTAAAAATACACCCCGCCCATCTCACGGAGATTATGGCTGGATGATGAAGTATGGAAACTATGACTATAATGGCGGAGGCAGAGGAAGCGGAAGAGTTACTGTCGGACATGTTATCGGTGGCGCAATAGCTAAAAAACTTTTAAAAACGCAAGGAATCGAAATCATATCCCACGTTACTCAAATCGGAAATATTAAAGCCGAAGCGCAGGAATACATCACCATAAAAGACAACATCGAAAAAAACCCAATCAGATGCGCTGATTTAAAAGCCGCTCAAAAAATGGAAAAACTGATTTTGGCTAAAAAGCAGGAAGGGGATTCTGTTGGAGGAATTGTAGAAACAATAGCCGTTGGAGTTCCTCAAGGATTAGGAGAACCTATTTTTGAGAGACTTGACGGAGACCTTGCAAGAATTTTAATGAATATCGGAGCTGTTAAAGGGGTTGAAATCGGCCTTGGTTTTGATGTAAGCAATTATTCCGGCTCCGAGATTAACGATGAATACCAAATTAATGACAATAAAATAACAACAAAAACCAATAATTCAGGAGGAATTATCGGCGGAATGAGCAATGGAATGCCCATTGTTTCAAGAATAGCAATCAAACCTACACCATCAATTTCAAAATGTCAGGATTCAGTCAACTTAGAAAAAATGGAAAATGAAAAAATAGAAATTAAAGGACGTCATGACCCCTGTATCTGTCCTAGAGTAACTGCAGTGGCCGAATCAAGTACTGCAATTGTTCTTGCAGACCATATGATTCGCTCAGGATTTATCCATCCCACCAACTTAGAGAGAAAAATTTAA
- a CDS encoding DNA polymerase domain-containing protein — MVSETKEQLELEEEIKAQAQIFLKYLNSTLPESMELEYEGFYRRGFFVSKKRYAVIEDGEIIAKGLELVRRDWAPIVKKTQESVLMAILKEGDSDKAIAHVKKVLKKIKNGEIDKKEMIIHTQITKPLDKYKQIGPHVVAARKIEEHGIKVARGTIIQYIIVKGKGSISQRAVPYEYSEGFEYDKDYYINNQLIPAIERIMYSFGYTKRDLEDMARGEIQQSLDAFF, encoded by the coding sequence TTGGTAAGTGAGACAAAAGAACAGTTAGAACTTGAAGAGGAAATCAAGGCCCAGGCCCAGATATTCTTGAAATATCTTAACTCAACCCTTCCAGAAAGCATGGAATTAGAGTATGAGGGATTTTACAGAAGAGGATTTTTCGTAAGTAAAAAAAGATATGCCGTAATTGAAGATGGGGAAATTATAGCCAAGGGATTGGAACTTGTTAGAAGAGACTGGGCGCCTATCGTTAAGAAAACACAGGAATCTGTTTTGATGGCCATTTTAAAAGAAGGAGATTCTGATAAAGCCATTGCCCACGTTAAAAAAGTTTTAAAAAAGATTAAAAACGGTGAAATTGACAAAAAGGAAATGATTATACATACACAAATCACCAAACCCCTTGATAAATACAAACAAATCGGACCTCACGTAGTGGCTGCAAGAAAAATCGAAGAGCACGGCATTAAAGTTGCGCGGGGAACAATTATCCAGTATATAATTGTTAAAGGAAAAGGTTCAATTAGCCAAAGAGCCGTTCCTTATGAGTATAGTGAAGGATTTGAGTATGACAAGGATTACTACATCAACAACCAGTTAATTCCGGCTATTGAAAGGATAATGTACTCCTTCGGATATACAAAAAGGGACCTGGAAGATATGGCCCGCGGTGAAATCCAACAAAGTTTAGATGCTTTCTTCTAA
- a CDS encoding phenylalanine--tRNA ligase subunit alpha produces the protein MSEDIKKTINELHIYEKKLLKELESNPDANPEDIARKTSMDIKSVMSAAGSLASKDIIEVEKDVEEEISLSDAGLDFANNKLPERKILDVLADKKEIHMKDLASASGLDKKESNIAIGWLRRKNWAQIDKGVVKVTDMGVSFKDRLGDDEELLSKLAETKKIIKDKLSDDLLDGFKKLNDRKNILNIKKNTSHSFKLLDKGDAILKHGFTIQKQATQLTHQQLKDGEWKNLQYRPYDITAEAPVVFAGKKHPLRIIIDEIREIFLNMGFSEDNGHYVESAFWNFDSLFQPQDHAAREMQDTFYLKNPLTCDLPDMDLVKLTAETHETGADTGSIGWQYDWDEDIARQSVLRTHTTGISTKHLFQHEPPIKMFSVGRVFRRETFDYKHLPEFHQVEGLVCDEGISFQNLLGTLKEFYKKLGFEVRFRPAYFPYTYLSTETEIYLEEKESWIELGGAGMFRPEVLKPLGISQPALAFGLGIERLAMIRYDVEDIRMLYKSDINWLRQLPIDRGVEL, from the coding sequence ATGAGTGAGGATATTAAAAAAACCATTAATGAATTGCATATTTACGAAAAGAAACTTTTAAAAGAATTGGAATCAAATCCTGATGCAAATCCTGAAGACATTGCTCGTAAAACCTCTATGGACATTAAATCAGTTATGAGTGCGGCAGGATCTCTTGCTTCAAAAGACATTATTGAAGTGGAAAAGGATGTTGAAGAGGAAATCTCCCTATCTGATGCAGGTTTGGATTTTGCAAATAATAAACTTCCGGAACGTAAAATTCTTGATGTTTTAGCCGATAAAAAAGAGATACACATGAAAGATTTGGCCAGCGCTTCTGGACTTGATAAAAAAGAATCCAACATAGCTATTGGATGGTTACGTCGTAAAAACTGGGCTCAAATCGATAAGGGTGTTGTTAAAGTCACTGATATGGGAGTTAGTTTTAAAGACAGATTAGGCGATGATGAAGAGTTATTAAGTAAATTGGCCGAAACCAAAAAAATTATCAAAGACAAATTGTCCGATGATTTGTTGGACGGATTTAAAAAGTTAAATGACAGGAAAAATATATTGAATATTAAAAAGAACACCTCACATTCTTTTAAACTTTTGGATAAAGGTGATGCAATTCTTAAACATGGTTTCACTATTCAAAAACAGGCTACTCAATTAACACACCAACAATTAAAGGATGGGGAATGGAAAAATTTACAGTATCGTCCTTACGATATCACTGCTGAAGCTCCAGTTGTTTTTGCAGGTAAAAAGCACCCTCTAAGAATTATCATTGATGAAATTAGGGAAATATTCTTGAATATGGGATTTTCAGAAGACAACGGGCATTATGTTGAATCAGCATTCTGGAACTTTGATTCACTTTTCCAGCCACAGGACCATGCAGCTCGTGAAATGCAGGACACATTCTATTTAAAAAATCCCTTAACCTGCGATTTACCTGATATGGATTTGGTAAAGCTCACTGCTGAAACTCATGAAACCGGTGCGGATACGGGTTCAATCGGCTGGCAATATGATTGGGATGAAGATATTGCGCGCCAGAGTGTTTTAAGAACCCATACAACAGGAATATCTACAAAACATTTATTCCAACATGAACCTCCAATAAAGATGTTTTCAGTTGGAAGGGTATTTAGGAGAGAAACTTTTGATTACAAACACTTGCCTGAGTTCCATCAGGTTGAAGGACTTGTCTGTGATGAGGGCATCAGTTTCCAAAATCTTTTAGGAACTTTAAAAGAGTTTTATAAAAAATTAGGTTTTGAAGTAAGGTTCAGGCCTGCTTACTTCCCATACACTTACTTGTCAACTGAAACCGAAATTTATCTCGAAGAAAAGGAAAGCTGGATCGAGCTTGGAGGGGCAGGAATGTTCAGGCCAGAAGTATTAAAACCTTTAGGCATCAGCCAACCTGCACTGGCTTTTGGTCTGGGCATTGAAAGACTTGCAATGATTAGATATGATGTGGAAGACATTCGTATGCTTTACAAAAGTGATATCAATTGGCTTCGCCAATTGCCTATTGACAGGGGAGTCGAATTATAA